One Periplaneta americana isolate PAMFEO1 chromosome 8, P.americana_PAMFEO1_priV1, whole genome shotgun sequence genomic region harbors:
- the LOC138704616 gene encoding ankyrin-1-like: MFVVGHIIILCGCFLADNGLVLKPVTPDVVRIKEGNTLTLEAYIESEENNVWFFGPGNTEIGNFDQQITITRDDTKVQLEIWRITRFQSGVYFLKGFDIWSNEKCNWTVIVQVVPEHHVRMDSASDYISNIQEPEVSCTAPYSGEVTWEFSGCNVIIKDADQHDVNKFDQCEEFSAFNSEERAKLLSEAATRGDIVDVAILMMLGTPSDGELRIHKSPLCIASREGHLEVTQFLLNAGGNASAILKHPYVISSNAPARHDIWEWLTPLHCAALSGSIPIVRMMLARGVDVEVRDYKSRTPFMFAAQSGSLPLVKAFLSWGAKLNHKDSDGATPIFHGARSGSVQLFKFLIRLGADPLSEGHSGLTALFPAARSGSLALVEFLVSLGANPLKNKTNFETPIFEAVYAGSIPVLEAFLDLGASVNSKNDKAQSLLHLAVEWDHLSLVKKLIVENASIMAVDYLGDTPLHCAAHLGYTSIAQTLIDAGANIDVSDNAYRMTPLHIAALNGHISIVTQLIKAGAAVNTVSHYAYTPLYTAVTMENYLVVKALIQAGANPDSSRNNGQTPLQEAASRGNFQIFQALITAGANFSAVSGREGYTTLHYAVMGENLEILQELIKLGANLDAFDGNGMTPLQTAAKIGLFPTFHALIKACANFSAVSIHNFTTLHYAAIGGNLEILQELITLGANIDAPDEYGKTPLQIAARHVNFQILHALMMAGANVSAVDKTGNTVLHVAAAVGNLQIAKKLIKFRANPDAVNDYVQTPVHIAAEKGYFAIVKALIKAGASHNTLDKNGLSPLDYAKKAKRRKLVKWLSGLKS, translated from the exons ATGTTTGTTGTGGGGCATATCATTATACTCTGTGGCTGCTTCCTGGCAG ATAACGGCTTGGTACTCAAGCCCGTAACACCAGATGTCGTGCGAATCAAGGAAGGCAACACCCTGACTTTGGAAGCCTATATAGAGTCTGAAGAAAACAATGTATGGTTTTTTGGGCCGGGGAACACAGAGATCGGCAATTTCGACCAGCAAATAACCATAACTAGAGACGACACTAAAGTACAACTGGAAATTTGGAGGATCACCCGTTTCCAGTCGGGAGTGTATTTTCTTAAAGGATTCGACATCTGGAGTAACGAGAAGTGTAACTGGACTGTGATCGTTCAAG TTGTTCCTGAACATCACGTACGGATGGATTCCGCCTCCGATTATATTTCCAATATTCAAGAACCTGAAGTGTCGTGTACAGCTCCTTACTCCGGTGAAGTCACCTGGGAATTCTCCGGGTGCAACGTCATCATCAAGGATGCTGATCAACACGATGTGAACAAATTCGACCAATGTGAA GAATTTTCGGCGTTCAATTCTGAGGAGAGAGCCAAACTTCTGTCAGAAGCGGCCACGAGAGGAGACATCGTAGACGTGGCCATATTGATGATGCTGGGAACGCCATCGGATGGAGAATTACGAATTCACAAATCTCCTCTTTGCATTGCTTCTAGAGAGGGGCACTTAGAAGTCACACAATTTCTTCTCAATGCAGGTGGAAACGCATCAGCAATTTTAAAACATCCTTATGTTATATCATCGAATGCACCTGCGCGACACGATATTTGGGAATGGCTAACACCTCTTCACTGCGCAGCACTATCGGGATCAATTCCGATTGTACGAATGATGCTTGCAAGAGGTGTAGACGTGGAAGTAAGAGACTATAAATCACGAACTCCCTTCATGTTTGCGGCACAGTCAGGATCATTACCACTTGTCAAGGCGTTCTTATCGTGGGGTGCGAAACTAAATCATAAGGATTCCGATGGTGCGACGCCTATATTCCACGGAGCAAGATCAGGATCTGTTCAGCTCTTCAAATTTTTAATAAGACTGGGTGCGGATCCACTGTCCGAAGGCCATTCTGGACTGACAGCTTTGTTTCCTGCGGCTCGATCAGGATCTCTTGCTTTAGTGGAATTTCTAGTGTCACTTGGTGCAAATCCCTTAAAAAACAAAACTAACTTTGAAACACCAATATTTGAAGCAGTTTATGCAGGATCTATACCTGTACTTGAAGCTTTTCTTGATTTGGGAGCTAGCGTCAATTCTAAGAACGATAAAGCACAGTCACTGTTACACCTGGCGGTGGAATGGGATCATCTGTCTCTAGTTAAGAAACTCATTGTCGAGAATGCAAGCATTATGGCTGTTGATTACTTGGGTGACACACCGTTGCACTGTGCCGCACATTTGGGATACACATCAATTGCTCAGACCCTTATTGACGCAGGTGCAAACATTGATGTTTCAGACAATGCATATCGCATGACTCCACTTCACATTGCGGCATTAAATGGACATATTTCAATAGTTACGCAACTTATCAAGGCTGGCGCCGCAGTTAATACAGTTAGCCATTATGCATATACACCCCTCTACACAGCAGTGACTATGGAAAACTACCTAGTTGTTAAAGCGCTTATCCAAGCAGGTGCTAACCCTGACAGTTCCAGAAATAACGGCCAGACGCCGCTCCAAGAAGCGGCATCAAGAGGTAACTTTCAAATTTTCCAGGCTCTCATTACGGCAGGCGCTAACTTCAGTGCTGTTTCGGGTCGTGAGGGCTACACAACGCTCCACTATGCCGTAATGGGAGAAAACTTGGAAATTCTTCAAGAACTCATCAAGTTGGGCGCTAACTTAGACGCTTTTGACGGAAACGGGATGACGCCACTCCAGACTGCGGCAAAGATTGGTCTCTTCCCAACTTTCCACGCTCTCATCAAGGCATGTGCTAACTTCAGTGCTGTTTCAATTCATAATTTCACAACACTCCACTATGCCGCAATTGGAGGAAACTTGGAAATTCTTCAAGAACTCATCACGTTAGGCGCTAACATAGACGCTCCTGACGAGTATGGTAAAACGCCGCTGCAAATTGCGGCACGTCAcgttaattttcaaattttacatgCTCTTATGATGGCAGGAGCTAACGTAAGTGCAGTTGACAAGACTGGTAACACAGTACTTCATGTTGCTGCAGCTGTAGGAAACTTACAAATAGCCAAAAAACTCATCAAGTTTCGCGCGAACCCTGATGCTGTTAACGATTATGTCCAAACTCCAGTCCACATAGCAGCAGAAAAAGGATACTTCGCAATTGTTAAAGCTCTTATCAAGGCAGGTGCGAGTCATAACACTCTTGACAAGAATGGTCTATCGCCCTTAGATTATGCAAAAAAGGCTAAGAGAAGAAAATTAGTAAAATGGTTATCAGGACTGAAGtcataa